A stretch of Lathyrus oleraceus cultivar Zhongwan6 chromosome 6, CAAS_Psat_ZW6_1.0, whole genome shotgun sequence DNA encodes these proteins:
- the LOC127091442 gene encoding GDSL esterase/lipase EXL3, which produces YKYSCKIHYPIIHLKPSLFHSQEGTSVCCVSPMTSSFLIHFILFFTLCFKAKAVIKLPPNVTVPAVIAFGDSIVDSGNNNHLKTLVKSNFPPYGKDFQGGVPTGRFCNGKIPSDILAEELGIKGYVPAYLDPNLKSTDLLTGVGFASAASGYDPLTPQIASVIPLSTQLDMFKEYIGKLKNMVGEERTNFILTNSLFVLVGGSDDIANTYFIAHARLQYDIPAYTDLMSNSATNFVKEIYKLGARRIAVLGAPPIGCVPSQRTLAGGIVRECAEKYNDAAKLFNLKLSKELDSLGHNSPNSKIVYIDAYNPLLDIILNYQKYGFKVVDRGCCGTGKLEVAVLCNPFDTTCSDASEYVFWDSYHPTEGAYRKLVDAILQESFSRLL; this is translated from the exons TATAAATATTCATGTAAAATACATTATCCTATAATACATTTAAAACCTTCTTTATTTCATTCACAAGAAGGAACAAGTGTTTGTTGTGTTTCTCCAATGACTTCTTCGTTCTTGATCCATTTCATTCTATTCTTTACTTTGTGCTTCAAAGCAAAGGCTGTGATAAAGCTTCCTCCAAATGTTACAGTTCCAGCAGTGATAGCATTTGGAGATTCAATCGTTGACTCAGGAAACAACAATCACCTCAAAACTTTGGTCAAATCTAACTTCCCTCCTTATGGCAAAGATTTTCAAGGTGGTGTTCCAACTGGTAGATTTTGCAATGGAAAAATTCCTTCAGACATTCTAG CTGAAGAATTGGGTATCAAGGGGTATGTACCTGCATATTTGGATCCAAATCTCAAATCAACTGATCTTCTTACGGGCGTAGGGTTCGCCTCCGCAGCATCAGGATACGATCCATTGACACCACAAATTGCg TCGGTGATACCGTTATCGACTCAACTAGACATGTTCAAAGAATACATAGGAAAGCTGAAAAACATGGTTGGAGAAGAAAGAACAAACTTCATCCTAACCAATAGTCTTTTTGTTTTGGTGGGAGGTAGTGATGACATTGCCAACACATATTTTATTGCTCATGCAAGATTACAATATGACATTCCTGCTTACACTGATCTTATGTCCAACTCAGCCACTAATTTTGTAAAG GAAATATACAAACTTGGAGCTAGAAGAATTGCTGTACTAGGTGCACCACCAATAGGATGTGTGCCATCACAAAGAACTCTTGCTGGAGGGATAGTAAGAGAATGTGCAGAAAAATATAATGATGCAGCAAAGTTATTCAATCTCAAACTCTCAAAGGAGCTTGATTCTCTAGGTCACAACTCACCTAATAGCAAGATAGTTTACATTGATGCTTACAATCCTCTACTTGATATCATTCTCAATTATCAAAAATATG GGTTCAAAGTTGTGGATAGAGGTTGTTGTGGCACAGGGAAACTAGAGGTTGCAGTGCTATGCAATCCTTTTGATACTACTTGTTCTGATGCTTCTGAATATGTGTTTTGGGATAGTTACCATCCTACTGAAGGAGCTTATAGAAAGCTAGTAGATGCGATTCTTCAAGAATCTTTCAGCAGATTGTTATAA
- the LOC127093443 gene encoding 40S ribosomal protein S3-3 translates to MATQMSKKRKFVADGVFFAELNEVLTRELAEDGYSGVEVRVTPMRTEIIIRATRTQAVLGEKGRRIRELTSVVQKRFKFPENSVELYAEKVNNRGLCAIAQAESLRYKLLGGLAVRRACYGVLRFVMESGAKGCEVIVSGKLRAQRAKSMKFKDGYMISSGQPVKDYIDSAVRHVLLRQGVLGIKVKIMLDWDPKGKQGPKTPLPDIVTIHTPKEEEYNPPQEYNQPPPAVLDATDIAVPVA, encoded by the exons ATGGCCACCCAAATGAGTAAGAAGAGAAAG TTTGTTGCCGATGGAGTTTTCTTTGCTGAATTGAACGAGGTTTTGACTCGTGAACTTGCTGAAGATGGTTACTCTGGTGTTGAGGTTAGGGTTACCCCAATGCGCACTGAGATCATTATCAGAGCTACTCGTACCCAAGCCGTTCTAG GTGAGAAAGGAAGGAGGATTAGAGAACTCACCTCAGTTGTTCAGAAGAGGTTCAAGTTTCCTGAGAACAGTGTTGAACTTTATGCTGAGAAGGTTAACAATAGAGGACTTTGTGCTATTGCTCAGGCTGAATCTCTGCGTTACAAGCTTCTTGGTGGTCTTGCTGTTCGCAG GGCTTGCtatggtgttttgagatttgtTATGGAAAGTGGTGCCAAGGGATGCGAG GTCATTGTCAGTGGAAAGTTGAGGGCCCAAAGAGCTAAATCCATGAAGTTTAAGGATGGATACATGATTTCTTCTGGGCAACCAGTCAAAGATTACATCGACTCTGCAGTTAGACACGTGCTCCTCAGACAG GGTGTTCTTGGTATCAAAGTAAAGATTATGCTTGATTGGGATCCTAAAGGGAAACAGGGCCCTAAAACACCCCTCCCTGATATTGTCACTATCCACACTCCAAAGGAGGAGGAATACAACCCACCTCAGGAATACAACCAACCTCCTCCTGCCGTTTTGGACGCCACTGATATTGCGGTGCCCGTTGCTTAA